The Limisphaerales bacterium genome has a window encoding:
- a CDS encoding c-type cytochrome: MKQFIAILFLVGNLSAAEPLPPAKVNTLIEALGRLKPALVNSNAALKEKLNQVLDSVRGEARSVALIKKFQVKGREVDLLVVAVKHPNDPAGVEALGMVLAGDGKKAVAALLIGKDAKQAAAVARALGNSNNQKVIPLLVPLVTNAEVHVNVRKEAVKGLANFEAGAKQLLALAKAGKLPLSAKFTASLALSTVRWPAIKAEAAKVLPPLLGANATPLPPVAVLAKRKGNIGNGAKIFLREAVQCARCHKVGDAGIEVGPALTEIGDKLPKTELYASILDPSAGIAFGYEAWLVLMNDGNAAFGIIESETDDEISIKGPTGAVTKHVKANIKSRAQQPVSLMPPGLHLTLKEAELVDLVEYLASLKKR, encoded by the coding sequence GTGAAACAGTTCATCGCCATTTTATTTTTGGTTGGCAATTTATCCGCTGCGGAGCCGTTGCCGCCGGCGAAGGTGAACACGTTGATTGAGGCGTTGGGGCGGTTGAAGCCGGCTTTGGTGAATTCAAATGCCGCGCTCAAGGAGAAGCTGAATCAAGTGCTTGATTCGGTGCGGGGCGAGGCACGTTCGGTGGCGTTGATTAAAAAATTCCAAGTGAAAGGCCGCGAAGTGGATTTGTTGGTCGTGGCGGTGAAGCACCCCAATGACCCCGCCGGTGTGGAGGCGTTGGGAATGGTGTTGGCGGGTGACGGGAAAAAAGCCGTGGCTGCGTTGCTCATCGGTAAGGATGCCAAACAAGCCGCCGCCGTGGCGCGCGCATTGGGGAACAGCAATAACCAAAAAGTCATTCCGCTGCTCGTGCCTTTGGTGACCAACGCCGAGGTGCACGTCAATGTGCGCAAGGAAGCGGTGAAGGGTTTGGCGAATTTCGAGGCTGGCGCGAAGCAATTGCTGGCGTTGGCGAAGGCGGGGAAGTTGCCACTGAGCGCGAAGTTCACTGCGAGTCTTGCATTGAGCACGGTGCGTTGGCCGGCCATCAAAGCGGAAGCGGCGAAGGTGTTGCCGCCGCTTTTGGGCGCGAATGCAACGCCGTTGCCGCCGGTGGCGGTGTTGGCCAAGCGCAAGGGCAACATTGGCAATGGCGCGAAGATTTTTCTGCGCGAAGCGGTGCAGTGCGCGCGTTGTCACAAAGTGGGCGATGCGGGAATCGAAGTGGGACCGGCATTAACGGAGATTGGTGATAAACTGCCGAAGACGGAATTGTACGCGTCCATCCTCGATCCGAGCGCGGGGATTGCCTTCGGTTACGAGGCGTGGCTGGTGTTAATGAATGACGGCAATGCCGCCTTCGGCATCATCGAAAGCGAAACGGACGATGAAATTTCAATCAAAGGCCCCACCGGCGCAGTGACGAAACACGTGAAGGCGAATATCAAAAGCCGCGCGCAACAGCCGGTTTCGCTCATGCCGCCGGGATTGCATTTGACGTTGAAGGAAGCGGAGTTGGTGGACTTGGTTGAGTATTTGGCTTCGCTGAAGAAAAGGTAG
- a CDS encoding histidine triad nucleotide-binding protein produces the protein MTLFEKIIARKIPADIVYEDDLVLAFNDINPQAPVHVLVIPKKPIPRIAEAEPEDHQVLGHLLLKAREIADDLGLQENGFRLVINNGKDGGETVPHLHLHILGGRAMAWPPG, from the coding sequence ATGACCCTCTTCGAGAAAATCATCGCCCGCAAAATCCCCGCCGACATCGTCTACGAAGACGACCTCGTCCTCGCCTTCAACGACATCAACCCGCAAGCGCCCGTGCACGTGTTGGTGATTCCCAAAAAACCAATCCCCCGTATCGCCGAAGCCGAGCCCGAAGATCATCAAGTCCTCGGTCATCTACTTTTGAAAGCCCGCGAAATCGCCGACGACCTTGGCCTCCAAGAAAACGGCTTCCGCCTCGTCATCAACAACGGCAAAGACGGAGGCGAAACCGTCCCCCATTTGCACCTGCACATTTTGGGCGGGAGAGCGATGGCTTGGCCGCCGGGGTGA